DNA sequence from the bacterium genome:
AAAGAAGTTGATGTGACCGCGTTACGTCGGAAAGTCGGGATGGTATTTCAGAAATCGAATCCGTTCCCGATGTCAATTTTTAATAACATAGCGTATGGATTACGGCTGCAGGGGATTAAAGACAAATATGAAATTAACGCTCGCGTGGAACAGAGTTTACGCGATGCGGCGTTATGGGACGAAGTGAAAGACCGATTGCATATCAGTGCATTTGATTTATCTGGCGGGCAGCAGCAGCGGTTATGCATTGCGCGAGCGTTAGCCATCAAACCGGAAATTGTGCTGATGGATGAACCAGCTTCCGCGCTTGACCCAATTTCTACCGCAAAAATAGAAGAGTTAATTCAGGAGCTCGAGAAAAACTATACCATAATCATTGTCACCCATAATATGCAGCAAGCGGCGCGGGTCTCGGATTACACTGGGTTCTTTTTACTCGGGGAACTCGTTGAATACGATGTCACGAAAACTATTTTCACCGCACCGAAAGATAAACGCACCGAAGATTACATCACCGGTCGTTTCGGATAAATGGAAAGGATGATTCCACCGATTGTAAACCAGATTACCTCGATGACACCAATTGCATCGGGACAATCAGATTTCTATAATCGCGCGGTAATCGTTGAAAATGATGGAACGAAAATTTGATGATGAATTGCGGGAACTCAACCAGCTGTTATTAAAGATGGCGTCGCTGGTTGAAGAAGCGATTTATAAATCCATCGAAGCATTAAAATCGCGCAATGCCGAACTAGCGAATTTAGTTATCGTTGCTGACAACCAGATTGATGAACTAGAACTGGTGATAGATGAAAAAGCGCTGAGTCTTCTCGCGTTACGGCAACCGATGGCAATCGATTTACGGTTTATTACCACCGGGATGAAAATCAATGCGGAATTAGAACGGATTGCGGATTTAGCGGTTGATATTGCCCAGCGTGTTCTCGAGCTGGTTCCGTTACCGACCTTAAAACCGTTGGTAGATATCCCGAAATTATCGGAAATAGCGCAACAGATGGTAAAACAGAGTATCGAT
Encoded proteins:
- the pstB gene encoding phosphate ABC transporter ATP-binding protein PstB, with product MEPCVQVINLNFYYGTVHALKNISIDIYPNRTTAFIGPSGCGKSTFLRTLNRMNDIIKGTRVEGKVLIDGQDIYGKEVDVTALRRKVGMVFQKSNPFPMSIFNNIAYGLRLQGIKDKYEINARVEQSLRDAALWDEVKDRLHISAFDLSGGQQQRLCIARALAIKPEIVLMDEPASALDPISTAKIEELIQELEKNYTIIIVTHNMQQAARVSDYTGFFLLGELVEYDVTKTIFTAPKDKRTEDYITGRFG
- the phoU gene encoding phosphate signaling complex protein PhoU → MMERKFDDELRELNQLLLKMASLVEEAIYKSIEALKSRNAELANLVIVADNQIDELELVIDEKALSLLALRQPMAIDLRFITTGMKINAELERIADLAVDIAQRVLELVPLPTLKPLVDIPKLSEIAQQMVKQSIDAFVNRDATLAKKVVLFDEQADKLRNRVQQELINDYMIADGTTAPRAVPLLLIARHLERICDHATNIAEDVIYMVEAKVIKHHPEKLE